The Palaeococcus ferrophilus DSM 13482 genome includes a window with the following:
- a CDS encoding CDGSH iron-sulfur domain-containing protein has translation MEKKIVVSKDGPYMVYGLPLARAVIIIGDDGNPIEWREEDEFEVGSVYALCRCGHSGNKPFCDGTHARVGFDGTETARRVGYIEMARRYEGPGIDLTDAKELCAAARFCYRAGGTWKLVEESDDPEKMRIAIDEAQKCPSGRLVVQDKEGKPLEPELKPSLRLIEDPQYKVSGPIWVRGGVPVVSADGYTYEARNRMTLCRCGNSKNKPFCDYSHLKAKFDDGYFGKTG, from the coding sequence TTGGAAAAGAAGATCGTTGTTTCTAAAGACGGCCCGTACATGGTCTATGGGCTCCCGCTCGCGAGGGCAGTCATAATCATCGGCGATGACGGTAACCCCATCGAGTGGCGCGAGGAGGACGAGTTCGAGGTGGGGAGCGTCTACGCCCTCTGCCGCTGCGGGCATTCCGGGAACAAGCCCTTCTGTGATGGCACCCACGCGAGGGTAGGCTTTGATGGGACGGAGACGGCCCGTAGGGTTGGCTACATTGAGATGGCGAGGAGGTACGAGGGGCCCGGAATCGACCTGACCGACGCGAAGGAGCTCTGTGCGGCAGCCCGCTTCTGCTACAGGGCCGGAGGCACGTGGAAGCTCGTGGAAGAGTCGGACGACCCGGAGAAGATGAGGATAGCGATTGATGAGGCTCAAAAGTGCCCCTCCGGGCGGCTTGTGGTGCAGGACAAGGAGGGAAAGCCGCTCGAGCCAGAGTTAAAGCCATCCCTCCGCCTGATAGAGGATCCCCAATACAAGGTGAGTGGCCCCATATGGGTGCGCGGAGGGGTGCCGGTAGTGTCTGCGGACGGCTACACCTACGAGGCCCGGAACCGCATGACCCTGTGCAGGTGTGGCAACTCAAAGAACAAGCCCTTCTGCGACTACAGCCACCTCAAGGCGAAGTTCGATGACGGCTATTTTGGAAAAACAGGGTGA
- a CDS encoding DUF998 domain-containing protein, producing the protein MTAILEKQGERIPLTWLKCAGITAGIVYWLFVAWSISRNGWFSFFSNALSDLGDPSKATAPWIYNYGLIVTSFFVFTFALYLILTAKNKLQTVGGAYASISAIFLALIGIFHGGTRPHVFVSTYFFVQFFLGALVYGAGSERREIRYGSILIFLLALFGTFIEWPSVALGETYEIALVMAFTLLVALRNES; encoded by the coding sequence ATGACGGCTATTTTGGAAAAACAGGGTGAGAGAATACCCCTAACGTGGCTGAAGTGCGCAGGGATAACCGCAGGGATAGTCTACTGGCTCTTCGTCGCGTGGAGTATAAGCAGAAACGGGTGGTTCTCCTTCTTCAGTAATGCTCTCAGCGACCTCGGCGACCCGTCGAAGGCAACTGCACCGTGGATATACAACTATGGACTGATAGTTACGTCTTTCTTCGTCTTCACCTTTGCCCTCTATCTGATCCTGACTGCTAAAAATAAGCTTCAGACGGTTGGCGGGGCCTACGCCAGCATCTCGGCGATATTTCTGGCCCTCATCGGGATTTTCCACGGGGGAACGAGGCCCCACGTTTTCGTCTCGACCTACTTCTTCGTCCAGTTCTTCCTCGGGGCACTGGTCTACGGTGCTGGAAGCGAGAGGAGGGAAATCCGATACGGATCCATTCTAATCTTTCTGCTTGCCCTGTTTGGAACTTTCATCGAGTGGCCCTCAGTGGCCCTCGGAGAGACCTACGAGATAGCGCTGGTAATGGCTTTCACGCTCCTAGTGGCGCTGAGAAACGAAAGCTAA